Within the Acuticoccus sediminis genome, the region GATCAGGCGGATTGTCGGAATCAGCTGGGCGCACAGGACGAACCGGTGCCCGTTCGATCTGAATTGGTCGAGCCACCAGCCAGTGCGCGACGACGGCACGCCGATATATCGGCCGAACCGTTCGAGCAGGTTGCGGGCGCGTGCCTCGCCTAGGGCATAAAGTGGCAGGCAGCCGAGGACCGTGCCGACGGTGCTGAGCAGGAGGGCGGCCGGCAGCGAGAAATGTCCTTCCGCCGCCGCGATGCCGATCACCACGAGTACGGCGTAGGACGGCAGAACGGGGACGAGGCGCTCTATAAGGGCCACCGCCGCGAGGGCAACCGCCCCGTAGGCCGCGATCCATGGAATGAGTGTTCCGACAGGGTCCGCGCTACGTCACCCCTCGATGGGCACGAGTGAGCAGGCGGCGGCATTCCGGCGCCGTCGGCGGGACCGGCACGATCTCCAGGGCGGCCCTTCGGCTGATCCGGTCGTCCACGGCATCGGACCGTCGTTCCTTGGTTCGTTTCGGGCGGGGTGCAACCCTCGCGGGGCGCAGCAACGGGCGACGTGCCCCGTGGGCGAACTCAGCGTCGCAGGCGAAGGTCGGGCTCGCCGTTCTCCCAGCCTTGCAGCCCGTCCGGGGTCTCGCGGAATTCGAGGCACTTCTCCAGGAACGGGCTCGCGAGGCAGATCGTCGGGCCCTCGACCCGCCAGTTCACGTTCTGGGAGAAGAAGAGCGGGCCGCGCAGGCGTCCTGTGCCGTCAGGATTGAGCGTGAGATCGAATTTGCGGCGGCCGCTCGGCGCCTCGGCCGACCATGTCGCCCCGTCAGCAAGGATGGCCGCTGCGGCTTGAGGTGGCAGCCTGGTCTGTCCCTCCGCGGCCGACGTATGCCGCGCGAGGATAAAGAAGGCTCGGGCGATTGTGATCGACGTCTTCATGGTCGGCAGATCTCCTCCGTTCCTAGCGAGTGGCGGACGGTTCGCGGCGGGGCTGATGAGTTGTCTCGGATGCTTGCTGCTGCGGATCGGTGGCCGGACCGTCGTCGGTCCAGCTCGGCGTCACCGCCGCTGCCGTCTCGGCACAGCTCGATGACGTCCAGTCCGACACGTCGGGCGATGTCGGCGAGATTGGGGGCGCACGCCAGTCGGTGCGCACGATCGGCACCGTCGCCTCGGTGGAGGAGCTGAAGGCACTGCGCATCCCGCTCGCCGACGGGCGGCAGGTCCGGCTCGACGAGGTGGGGGCTGTGGAGGACAGCTTCGCCGACCGAACCTCGATGGCCTTCCTCGACGGGAGGCCCATCATCGCCGTCGAAATCATGCGCTCCAACGGGTTCTCCGACACGGGTGTCGCCGCTGACGTGGAAGCGGCGCTGACGCGCTTCGCCGCCGCCCATCCGGATGTCGAGATTTCGGAAGCCAACAGCGTCATCGGACCGATCCTGGAGAGCTACGACGGCTCGATGCAGATGCTGTACGAGGGCGCCGTCCTCGCCATCGTCGTCGTCTTCTTCTTCCTGCGCGATTGGCGCGCCACGGTCCTCGCGGCTGTCGCCCTGCCGCTGTCGGTGATCCCGACCTTCCTCGTCATGGCGCTGCTCGGGTACAGCCTCAACACCTTCACGCTGCTCGCGCTGTCGCTCGTCGGCGGCATCCTCGTCGACGACGCGGTCGTCGAGATCGAGAACATCGCCCGCCATCTGCGCTCGGGAAAACGTCCGATCGACGCCGCGATGGAGGCGGTCGCCGTCGTCGCCTCGCTCGTCGTGGCGCGCCTGCTGACGCCCATGATGGCGGCCTACTTCATGAAGGCGCGCAACACCGAGGAGAGAGACGGCCTCGTCATGCGCGCCTATATGGTCGTGGTGAAAGCCTCGCTGCGGCACCGGGGCCGGACCGCGCTGCTGACCGCACTCGCGCTCACGCTTTCGTTCGCCACCATCCCGTTCCTCCAGTCCGGCTTCCTTCCCGCCTCCGACGATGCGCGGGTGCAGATCACGCTGACGCTTCAGCCCGGCGTCACCATCGAGCAGACGGAGCGGGTGGAGAGAGCGGCCGCAGCGATCGTCGGCGACGTGGACGAAGTCACGCGCGTTCTGGCCTCGGTCGGCTCGGCATCCTCCGGCGGAGACCGCGGCGCTTCGGCGATGAGCAACACGGCGGCTGCCACGCCGGTCGCCACGTTGACGCCGATCGGCGAGCGGGAGGTGAAGCAGTCCGACATCGAACGCGAGATCCGGGCCGCCCTGTCATCGCTGCCCGGCGTGCGCGTCGAGGTCGGTGGCGGCAGAAACGGCGCCAAGCTCGACATCACCCTTGCGGGCGACGACCCGATCGCGCTCGCAGGCGCAGCGGCCGCGCTGGAGGACGAGCTCCGCACGCTTGTGGGCGTCGGGGCGGTCACGTCGACGGCCTCGCGGCAGGCGCCGGAGATCCAGATCATCCCCGACGTCGCCCGCGCCGCCGCGCTCGGCGTCACGTCGCGCGCGATCGCGCAGACCGTGCGGGTCGCGACGGGCTGCGACTACTCGGCCGTGCTCCCGAAGCTCAATCTTCCCCAGCGGCAGATCCCGAGCGTCGTGCGCTTCAGCCGCGAGGCTCGGGCGTCGCTCGACGATATCCGCAACCTGCGCGTCCCGGGCGCGAACGGCAGCGTCGATCTCGGCAGCATCGCCGACATCGGCATCGGCGGGAGCCCGTCGCAGATCGACCGGGTCGACCGGATGCGCAACGTCACGCTCTCGATCGAACTCGGTGGGCGCGTGCTCGGCGAAGTCTTCGCCGAGGCATAGGGGCTGCCGGGCTTCGCGAACCTTCCGTCGAGCGTGACCCTCGTGCAGCAGGGCGAACTGCAGCAGAGCTCTGACCTGTTCGCGAGCTTCGCGGTCGCGATGGCGGTCGGCGTGTTCTGCATCTACGCCGTGCTCGTCCTTCTCTTCCACGATTTCCTGCAGCCCTTCACCATCCTGATGGCGCTGCCGCTCTCGCTCGGCGGCGCGCTGGTTCCACTGGTCGTGACGGGAACCAGCTTCTCGCTGCCGGTGGTCATCGGTCTTCTCATGCTGACGGGCGTGGTGACGAAGAACTCCATCCTCCTCGTCGAGTACGTGATCATGTCACGCCGCGAGGGTATGGCGCGCTTCGACGCCTTCGTCGACGCCTGCCACATGCGCGCGCGGCCGATCGTGATGACCACCATCGCGATGGCGTGCGGCATGCTCCCGGTCGCTCTCAGCCTCACCGGCGGCGGCCCGAGCGTGCGTCAGCCGATGGCCATCGTGGTGATCGGCGGCGTCATCACCTCCACCTTCCTCAGCCTTGTCGTCATTCCGATGATCTTCACCTTCGTCGACGACCTGTCGCGCCTGCTGAAGCGGCTCGCCGGATCGGTCGGTGTCCGCCATGCGATCTTGTCCGTCGAGGCGCCAGACCCCGTTCGTCCAGAGGTGGTAGCATTCGAACGCAGTCGTCGCGCCGGCCTACAGGATGAAGTCCGCGCTGCTCATCGCTGAGAGGCCGGTGAGCTCGATCGTCAGGTCCGCGCCCGCACTGGCGTCGGTGACGGCGACGACGACCGCCTTGTCGCCATAGATGCGGTAGCCGAGGTCGCCCGCAGCCGTCAGCGCGCCGGTGCCGACGAAGCGGAAGGCCTGGTCTCCCGCACGGGTCGGGTCCGCGTCGATCGAGGAGAGGTCCAGAAGGTCTTCGCCACGGACGAAATCGCCGACGATGTCGCGCGTGTCAGCCGTGATGCCGGAGTCGCCCTCGCCGAACACGACCACATCGCGCCCCGCGCCCAGCCGGATCGAGTCCTGCCCCGCACCGCCGACGATCGTGTCGTCGCCGGCACGGCCGCTCAGGAAGTTGTCCCGGTCATTGCCGGTGATGACGTTCGCGAGGTCGTTGCCGCCCCCATCCAGCGCCAGCGATCCGACCTCCAGATTCTCGACATTGTCGTCCAGGTAATAGGCTGGGAGAAATGAACGGACCGTGTCGCGGCCCCCGTCCGCGTCTTCCAGCACGAGGTCGTCGCGCGCGCCGACGATATAGAGATCGTCGCCGCTCCCGCCGATCATCGTGTCCCATCCGGCACCGCCGTCCAGCGTGTCGGCGCCGGAACCTCCGTCGAGGAGATCGTAACCATCGCCACCCAGCAGGAGATCGTCGCCGGTGTCGCCGAAAAGTTCGTCGTTGCCGGCGTTGCCGGTCAACGTGTCGTCGCCCGCTGCGCCGGAGAGGGTGCCCGTCCCGTCATCCAGCGTCATCGCATTGCCGAGTCCGTTGCCGACGCCCTGGCCCCCGCCACGCACGATGAGGTTCTCGACGTAGGCGGGCAATTCGATCCGGGTGTAGGCGATGATCGTGTCGATCCCGCCGTCGGCCTCCTCGATGACCATGTCGTCCAGACTGGAGACGTAGAAGATGTCGTCGCCGAGGCCGCCGAGCATGGTGTCATCGCCCACGCCGCCGTTGATCCGGTCGTCGCCGCCGCGGCCGTCGATCCGGTCGTCGCCGCCTGCGCCGATGAGCACGTTCGCCCCGTCGTTGCCGACTATCAGATTGTCGCCGTCGTTGCCCGTGGCGGTGGTCCGCCCATATCCGAGCCGCAAGACCTCGACATTGTCGTCGAGGACATAGTTGTTGGCGTAGGAGAGGACGGTGTCGTGGCCCTCGTCGATGCGCTCCACCACCCGGTCGCCGGCAAGTCCGACGATATAATAGTCGTTGCCCGCACCGCCTATCATCGTGTCCGCGTCGGCGCCACCGTCGAGGGTGTCGTCGCCGTCCTCGCCCACGAGGCTGTCCCGCCCGGCAAGGCCCTTCAGCGTGTCGTCGCTCGCGGTGCCCCGCAGCATGTCGCCGCCGGCTCCGCCGGACAGCGGCTCGCCCGCGGTGGCTGTGAGATTCATGCCGTCACCGTCGTCGCGCCACAGGGTGATGCTGACCGTGGCCTCGTCGGTGATCACATAGGACTGACGGGCCCTGTAGGAGGCACGGAACAGGTCTCCGAAAGGACCGGTATCTGAGGACTCATGATTATATCCGGCCCTGACGCTCGGCCCGTTGGCCGCCATGTCCGCGGCTCCGAACAACATGGTGTAGATAAAGTAGACGAAACCGCCGTAAAATGTGCTGTATGCAAGGTATCCCGCAATATCATCGAAGCCATCGCCGTTGACGTCACCGAGGGCGCTGATCGCTTCTCCCCTGCCGATTTCGGTCCCGGCGCTGTCGGCCGATGCGGTGAACTCGCTGATCCGGATGGGGCTGGATACCGCGTCGGCCTGCCCGTAGATGAGGAAGTTGGCAAAGGTATATTCGGGCTCGTCGTCGCTCAGATCGATGTCCGTTCGCACCGTGAGGGCGAGGTCGGCATAACCGTCGCCATTGACGTCGCCGCCTGCCGACACGCCGTAGCCGAACTCGTCGGGGCGGCGATCGACTTCAACCACGAACCCTTCGGTTTCGTCGATGTCATCGAGGTCGACGATGCCGCCGACGTCGCCACGGCCGAAAATCGCAATAAGCCGATCCTTGCGAACGACCGCCATGTCGTCGATCCCGTCACCGTTTACGTCGCCGACTTCGGTTTCGGCGAGGATCGGCAGGCTGGACTGATAGCGGTCGCCATAGAGGGCCTCGGTGTCCTCCTGGCTCGGATCTCCCGGCGTCTGCGCCCGAATGGTGCGGCTGATGAAACTGCTGGCACCGGGCGCATAAAGATCGACGAGGCCATTACCGGTGTCCTCCCCGGCGGGCTCGACCCCGTAGTTTCCCAAGCCCAGGGTGGCGAACTCGTACTTGAAAAGACCATTGGAGACGAGGCTGTACGTGAAGGCGTCGGTCCCGGCGGTTCCCGGCGCCAGATGCTCGAAGGCGTCGCTGGAATCGTAGTGAAAGGTCAGGTCGGTGTTGACTGTGAGCCGGGCGCCGGACGCGAGCGTGACAGTCTTGCCCGGCGCGACGAGCGAACCGTCGACGAGCGCATGGTCCGGTGCGGCATGGGGGCTGCCCTCCCCGGGTATGCTCAGTTGACCGTCCGCGGATCCCATGTAGGTCGTGAACAGGCTGAAGCTGTCGGCTGGCACGAGGGTCGGTGCCGCCGGAAGAATATCGGACATGGGTCCCCCACGAAAATGGATCGGGCAATTACAGTATGCACGATTGCACAGGATCGGTTGGCACGATGGTGCGCCGCGGCAAATAAATAGATCTTTCACCCGTCTGCAATTGACGTGGTTCCGGTGGGTTGCGTTTGGGCCACCGAACGGGCCTTCATCTTGACTGCGATGGCGGAACTGGCCTCCCAAGCACTCGTCTCATTGGCTCCAGCGGTCTGACAGATTAGGGTTCATCTGGCTGTTGGCGCCGGAGCAAGGCGCCTTTCTCGACGAAATCCCCGCCGATGCTGTCGGCGACAACCTGTGTCGCGCGGTTCGGGGCAGGCGGACGGCATCGGCGAGGGGTGATCAGGCGCTGGCCGGCAGGGCCGGCGCCTCGAGCGCGGCTTCCAGATGGCCGAGCACGCCGAGCTGTCCGAGGATGATCGACGCGGCAGGGTAGCAATGGAACGACGCGACCTTGCCGTCCTTGAGTTGGAAGACGTCACAGCAGGGGGCGTGCATCTCGCGGCCCGTCGGCGCGATGGTGCCGGCCGGCAAGGCGAGCGGCCCGGTGTGCGTCCCGTTCAGCGTGAGCTCGACGATCACCGTGTCTCCGGCGACAGTGAGGTTGCCGAGCGCACGGTGCATGTCGGCAAAGGCGTTCCCGTAGATCTCGACGGGCCGTCCGATGTCGGCTCCGACGTATTTCACGCCGGCAGAGGTGTCCCAGAAGTATCCGTCGTGCGCAAACAGGGCGACGAAGGCGTCGATGTCCTTGACCTCGGCGACCCGGTAGAGTTCGCGGATCGTTGCTTCGTTGGATGTCATGTCTCGGTGTCCAGTAGAGATGAAGGGGGAATCGGCGTGCAGCGTTGGGGGATCCGGGGCCTCGTACGCTCGTGGTCCCCGGATCGCCGCCCCGTCGGTTACACCTGCGCCTGGCCGCCGTCGGCGAAGAGCTCGGCGCCGTTGACGAAGCTCGAGTCGTCCGAGCCGAGGAAGAGCACCGCCTTTGCGATCTCCTCCGGCTGGCCGACGCGTCCGAGCGGAATGCGCGAGGCGAGGTGGTCAAGGAGCGCCTCCTGCCGGGAGGGGTCGTCGCCGGCGAGGTCGACAAGCCCGGGCGTCCTGGTCGAACCAGGGCTGACGACGTTGACGCGGATGCCGGTACCGCTGAGATCGAGCGCCCAGCTTCGCGCCAGGTTGCGCACCGCCGCCTTGGAGGCGGAGTAGACGCTGAAGGCCGCCGTTCCCTCGGTCCCCGCGGTCGAGCCGGTCAGGATGATCGATGCGCCGCGCTGAAGCAGGGGCAGCGCCTTCTGCACGGTGAAGATCACGGCCTTGACGTTGCGCCCGAAGGTATCGTCGACCTGTTCCTCGGTGATCTCGCCGAGCGGAAGCATGCTGCCGCCTCCCGCGTTGACGAAGAGGACATCGATGCGGCCGGCGAGGCGGCGGACGTCGTCGAAGAGCAGGTCTAGGTCGTTGAGGCTCGCTGAATCCGCCTGGATGCCGACGGCGCCCTCGCCGATCTCGGCGACCGCCTTGTCGAGAGCGTGACGCCGGCGACCGGTCACGAAGACCCTCGCCCCCTCCGCGGCGAACAGCTTGGCGGTAGCGAGTCCGATGCCGCTGGTGGCACCGGTGATGACGGCGACCTTGCCGTCGAGACGAAGAGACATGTCTTGGACCTTTCGTGTTGTGCCGTTGCCCCAGGCGTCGCCCCTCCGCCAGCATTCGCGCATCGGCGGGGCTCACCAATCCGCGATGGATGGCGTCGTCCTGTGGTCTCCAAGGTATTCCAGAAGAAATATTGAGAGGTGTGCACTAGAATTTGCAGGGTATTTTCGCCTATTCTTAGGTATAAGACGGAAATTTATGTCTATAGGGTGCGTTTATTGGAATGCGTTGTCTGCAACGTTATTTCGAACGGGGCATATCGTGGGTTGTGCAGGCGTTCGCTTTGCGGAGACGTTTGTCGCGACGCCGCGCTGGACGTAGGCGAACGGCAGAACCGGCAGAAGCGCGCGTCGATGGATTCTGATGCCATGCGGATGGACAATCGGCACCGCCGGGGCTGGGCGTCAGCGACTGGCCCGCCCGACGCGATCCTCGCCGAACCGGACCTACACGTCGCCCGGGGCGAGGCCTCCGAAGACCTCGACGACGAAATCGCAGAAGGCGCGAACCCGCGCATTTTGCCGGCCGCTCTCGTGATAGACGAGGTGGAGCGGCATCGGTGCGGGGCGATAGTCGCCCAGCACCGCCTCCAACCGCCCATCGGCGAGATAGGGACGCAGCACGCACTCGAAGCTCTGCCCGATGCCGAGACCGGCGAGCAGCGCGCTCACATGCGCCGTGCTCTCGTTGACGCTCGCCGCGAGCGGCGGGAGGATCTCGATCGGCCGCTCGTCACCGATGAAGCGAAACGGGAAGGGTGACCCGCTGAGGGCCGAAAAGTAGCCGACGCCGCGATGATGTCGGACGTCGTCGGGCGCCACCGGGCGGCCGAACCGCTCGAAATAGGCCGGCGTCGCGCAGGTCACGAAAGGGAGTTCGCAAACCCGCCGCGCAATCAGAGTGGAATCGCGCATGGGCCCGCCGCGAATGGCGCAGTCGACCCCGTCACCGACGATGTCGACGCTGCGGTCCGTCACGCCCATCACGATTTCGACGTCGGGATAGCGGGACAGGAATTGCGGCAGAGCCGGGATCAGGATGACGTTGGCGAGGGAGGAGCCGATGTCGATCCGCAGCCGCCCGGAGAGGTTCCGCGTGGTTCGGCGCGCGGCATCGTCCATCGCGTCGAGTTCGGAGAGAAGCTTGACCGCGCGATCGTAGTAGTCGTGGCCCTCCACTGTGATCGCCGTGGTGCGTGTGCTGCGCGCGATGAGTCTCGTCGAAAGATGCTCTTCAAGATCCAGCAGCAGCTTGCTGACCGTCGATCGCGGAAGATTGAGGGAGCCGGCGGCCTTGGTGAGGGATCCAGCCTCGACGATCCGGACGAAGACCCTAAGCGCCAGTACTTGATCCACCGTCCGCTCCGTCGCCTCTTCCGTCCGGCCCGGCCGTCCGCGGATGCTGCACCGCCCGTCCCAATCTGTCGAGGCCGGCGGCAGCCTCGCCGCCCGCGGCCAGCGGACGCTTCCGCCGCAGCGCGTCGGCCGCGGTATACTCGGAGAGTTCGATCCGCGAGCCGCCTGGCGTCTCGATCATCACGATGCGGCGGACCTCAGCCGATGGATGCCAGCGGAAGCGCCGTTTCACTCGGCGTCGGCAGGTTCCGGTCGCGTTCCGGGGCCTGGCGGTCCAGGACGTCCCGGACATGGAGCGGCCCACCATCAACGTCACCACGACGCTCGACGATGCGGAGCCGGCGCTGCTCGAGGCCGAGGCGGCGCAGGCTATCGCGTGCAGAGGCGGCGCGGGCCGCGGTAGGGCTGGTACGTGCAGTCCGACGCGCGGAAGCTGCGGTAGAAGCGCGAACAGACCCTGATGTTGCAGCGCGGTGCGGCCGCAGCGGCCGCGGCGGCGCGTGCTTCCAGCAGGTTGAGCGGCGGCGGGCGCTGGACAGCGCCTTCCTGCCGGCGCGAAACGACGTCGCCTCGCTCTCCGACACTTCGTACCAGCTCGATCGGGGTGGCCGGCTCGTCGCTCTCCGCCGGGCCATCCACGCCGGCCGCGCCCTTCATGACGCTGGCGAAGATCTCGGCCGGCAGCGACCCGCCGGTGATATTGCCCTCCAGCGGGGCGAAGTCGTCGCGCCCGATCCAGACGCCGACCACCAGCTTGTCCGAGAAGCCCACGAACCACGCGTCACGGGAGTCCTGGCTCGTCCCGGTCTTGCCTGCGACGGGGCCGCCCCAGTTCGCCCGGCGGCCGGTACCCTGGCGCGTGACGGACTCGAGAAGCGAGAGAAGCGCGGGGCGGACCTTCGACAGGTCGGTCGCAGCGGCCGTCGGTGCCACTTCGAAGGAGGGACCATCGTCCCCCAGTCCGATCGCCGCGATACCCGTCGCCTGGATCGGAGCGCGTCCGGCCAGCACCGCTGCGTAGGCTTCTGTGAGATCGAGCAGCGTCACCTCGGAGGTGCCGAGCGCCAGCGCCGGCACCTTCGTGAGCTCTGCCTCGATCCCGAAGGCTTCGGCGGTCTCGGCGACCTTGTCGATGCCGACGTCCATCGCGAGGTTGACGGCGGCGCCGTTGAGCGAGCGGGCGAACGCCTCGCGTGCCGTGACGCGCCCGGAGAAGCGGCCGCTGAAATTCTGCGGTCGCCAGCCGTTCACGTCGATCGCCACATCGTTGACCATCGTGTCGGGCGTCAAACCCTCGGAGATGGCGGCGGCGTAGGTGAACAGCTTGAACGTCGATCCGGGCTGACGTTTTGCCTGCGTGGCGCGGTTGAACTCCGATTGCGGGTCGCGTCCGCCGACGAGCGCGCGGACCTTGCCGTCGGGCTCCATCATCACGATCGCGCCCTCCTGGCCCGGATGGTCCGCGAGTGCGGTCTGCAGCGCCTCTTCCGCCAGCTCCTGAAGCGCTTCGTCGAGGGTAACGGTGATCGTCACGTCCGTGGCGATCTCCTGCGCGACCGCTTCCGCCTGCGGCAGCACCCAGTCCGTGAACCAGCCGCCGTGCCAGCGCCCGCTCGGAGCGTAGCGCGGGCGGGCGACGAGCGAGGCGATCTCGGCCTTCGCCGTCTCCGCCTCCGCGTCGGTAATCCGCCCCTGCGCGGCCATCAGGTCGACCACCACGCCGGCCCTTGCCCGGGCTGCGTCCGGGGCGGAGCGCAGATTGGCCGCCGACGGCGCACGGATCGAACCGGCGATCACGGCGGCCTGCGCGATGGTCAGCTCCTCGTGGGACGTGTCGAACAGCACGCGTGCCGCTGCCGGCACGCCGGACGCGCCGGCGCCGAGGTAGATGGTATTGAGGTAGAGTTCGA harbors:
- a CDS encoding SDR family oxidoreductase, with the protein product MSLRLDGKVAVITGATSGIGLATAKLFAAEGARVFVTGRRRHALDKAVAEIGEGAVGIQADSASLNDLDLLFDDVRRLAGRIDVLFVNAGGGSMLPLGEITEEQVDDTFGRNVKAVIFTVQKALPLLQRGASIILTGSTAGTEGTAAFSVYSASKAAVRNLARSWALDLSGTGIRVNVVSPGSTRTPGLVDLAGDDPSRQEALLDHLASRIPLGRVGQPEEIAKAVLFLGSDDSSFVNGAELFADGGQAQV
- a CDS encoding LysR family transcriptional regulator, whose protein sequence is MDQVLALRVFVRIVEAGSLTKAAGSLNLPRSTVSKLLLDLEEHLSTRLIARSTRTTAITVEGHDYYDRAVKLLSELDAMDDAARRTTRNLSGRLRIDIGSSLANVILIPALPQFLSRYPDVEIVMGVTDRSVDIVGDGVDCAIRGGPMRDSTLIARRVCELPFVTCATPAYFERFGRPVAPDDVRHHRGVGYFSALSGSPFPFRFIGDERPIEILPPLAASVNESTAHVSALLAGLGIGQSFECVLRPYLADGRLEAVLGDYRPAPMPLHLVYHESGRQNARVRAFCDFVVEVFGGLAPGDV
- a CDS encoding calcium-binding protein, with protein sequence MSDILPAAPTLVPADSFSLFTTYMGSADGQLSIPGEGSPHAAPDHALVDGSLVAPGKTVTLASGARLTVNTDLTFHYDSSDAFEHLAPGTAGTDAFTYSLVSNGLFKYEFATLGLGNYGVEPAGEDTGNGLVDLYAPGASSFISRTIRAQTPGDPSQEDTEALYGDRYQSSLPILAETEVGDVNGDGIDDMAVVRKDRLIAIFGRGDVGGIVDLDDIDETEGFVVEVDRRPDEFGYGVSAGGDVNGDGYADLALTVRTDIDLSDDEPEYTFANFLIYGQADAVSSPIRISEFTASADSAGTEIGRGEAISALGDVNGDGFDDIAGYLAYSTFYGGFVYFIYTMLFGAADMAANGPSVRAGYNHESSDTGPFGDLFRASYRARQSYVITDEATVSITLWRDDGDGMNLTATAGEPLSGGAGGDMLRGTASDDTLKGLAGRDSLVGEDGDDTLDGGADADTMIGGAGNDYYIVGLAGDRVVERIDEGHDTVLSYANNYVLDDNVEVLRLGYGRTTATGNDGDNLIVGNDGANVLIGAGGDDRIDGRGGDDRINGGVGDDTMLGGLGDDIFYVSSLDDMVIEEADGGIDTIIAYTRIELPAYVENLIVRGGGQGVGNGLGNAMTLDDGTGTLSGAAGDDTLTGNAGNDELFGDTGDDLLLGGDGYDLLDGGSGADTLDGGAGWDTMIGGSGDDLYIVGARDDLVLEDADGGRDTVRSFLPAYYLDDNVENLEVGSLALDGGGNDLANVITGNDRDNFLSGRAGDDTIVGGAGQDSIRLGAGRDVVVFGEGDSGITADTRDIVGDFVRGEDLLDLSSIDADPTRAGDQAFRFVGTGALTAAGDLGYRIYGDKAVVVAVTDASAGADLTIELTGLSAMSSADFIL
- a CDS encoding PBP1A family penicillin-binding protein, which gives rise to MSGGRETSGTKQAFAALGSALWRDARRGGAALGKGASSAARSLNGTARSKAPVIASAVTRGTRTGLRYTRSLPALFRRKRDGKLRRWPFVTLASVAGVAVVLVTVFSGVTLWALRDLPLSQTLPAAEEPVLTLQTADKAPLFRRGGHREPYAELSTFPDHVVDAVLATEDRRFYSHGGVDPWGVMRAAWRNWRAGMVVEGGSTISQQLVKILYLDDETTLRRKIQEAVVARNLDRQLGKDRILELYLNTIYLGAGASGVPAAARVLFDTSHEELTIAQAAVIAGSIRAPSAANLRSAPDAARARAGVVVDLMAAQGRITDAEAETAKAEIASLVARPRYAPSGRWHGGWFTDWVLPQAEAVAQEIATDVTITVTLDEALQELAEEALQTALADHPGQEGAIVMMEPDGKVRALVGGRDPQSEFNRATQAKRQPGSTFKLFTYAAAISEGLTPDTMVNDVAIDVNGWRPQNFSGRFSGRVTAREAFARSLNGAAVNLAMDVGIDKVAETAEAFGIEAELTKVPALALGTSEVTLLDLTEAYAAVLAGRAPIQATGIAAIGLGDDGPSFEVAPTAAATDLSKVRPALLSLLESVTRQGTGRRANWGGPVAGKTGTSQDSRDAWFVGFSDKLVVGVWIGRDDFAPLEGNITGGSLPAEIFASVMKGAAGVDGPAESDEPATPIELVRSVGERGDVVSRRQEGAVQRPPPLNLLEARAAAAAAAAPRCNIRVCSRFYRSFRASDCTYQPYRGPRRLCTR
- a CDS encoding nuclear transport factor 2 family protein, with the translated sequence MTSNEATIRELYRVAEVKDIDAFVALFAHDGYFWDTSAGVKYVGADIGRPVEIYGNAFADMHRALGNLTVAGDTVIVELTLNGTHTGPLALPAGTIAPTGREMHAPCCDVFQLKDGKVASFHCYPAASIILGQLGVLGHLEAALEAPALPASA